From Mytilus edulis chromosome 9, xbMytEdul2.2, whole genome shotgun sequence, the proteins below share one genomic window:
- the LOC139489519 gene encoding bone morphogenetic protein receptor type-1B-like gives MATTSRILFLSLFISTFSLFFIEQVNSIKCRCDPCHHDAVNETCEATSKCFTAIRVAYENGIEEHYWTYGCFSDDEKDKAGNSVLQCKGHLVPHALPQTIECCDEEDYCNEEIEPDLQDKSTPSPDIQPTASLSDITQIALIVSVSTCLIIFIITITCLYIRYKRNLSQRQLLKDDIGQSESFICNGESLKSYIDHSSGSGSGIPFLVQRTIARQINLIKSIGKGRYGEVWKGKWREENVAVKIFFTTEEGSWFRETELYQTVLLRHDNILGFIASDIKGTGSWTQLFLITDYHENGSLYDYLSTHILDVDDTLKMVHTISCGLTHLHTEIFGTKGKPAMAHRDIKSKNILVKRDGSCCIADLGLAVRYISENNEVDVPPITRQGTKRYMAPEVLDETLLTHHFDAYRKADIYAFGLVMWEICRRCVANEGVVEDQQCPYYDCVQPDPSFDEMRKVVCIEKMRPDIPNRWLNDQYLKAMIKVMTECWSQNPAARLTSLRVKKTLNKMYQLSQKNEKLELNC, from the exons taaATAGTATAAAATGTAGATGTGACCCTTGTCATCATGATGCAGTGAATGAGACATGTGAAGCAACCAgtaaatgttttactgcaattaGAGTTGCTTATGAAAATGGTATTGAAGAACATTATTGGACCTATGGGTGCTTTTCTGATGATGAAAAAGACAAAGCAGGAAACTCTGTATTACAG tgtAAAGGACACTTAGTACCACATGCATTACCTCAAACAATAGAATGTTGTGATGAAGAAGATTATTGTAATGAAGAAATAGAGCCAGATTTACAAGATAAATCTACTCCTTCTCCAG aCATCCAGCCGACAGCCTCACTCAGTGACATCACACAGATAGCTTTGATTGTGTCAGTGTCTACATGTTTGATAATATTCATCATAACTATAACCTGTCTCTATATAAG ATATAAAAGAAATTTATCACAGCGACAGTTGTTAAAAGATGATATTGGACAAAGTGAATCCTTTATATGTAATGGTGAATCTCTCAAATCTTATATAGATCATTCCTCAGGTAGTGGGTCAGGGATACCTTTCTTG GTCCAAAGAACAATAGCAAGACAGattaatttgataaaaagtatAGGTAAAGGTAGATATGGAGAGGTTTGGAAAGGAAAATGGAGGGAAGAAAATGTGGCTGTTAAAATATTCTTTACAACAGAAGAAGGCAGTTGGTTCCGAGAGACAGAATTATATCAGACAGTTTTACTTAGACATGATAATATACTAG GTTTTATAGCATCAGATATTAAGGGGACAGGATCCTGGACACAGCTGTTCCTGATAACAGATTACCATGAGAATGGTTCCCTGTATGATTACCTGTCAACACACATTCTAGATGTGGATGATACACTAAAGATGGTTCATACTATATCATGTGGACTCACACATTTACATACAGAAATATTTGGCACAAAAG GAAAACCTGCCATGGCTCACAGagacattaaaagtaaaaatattttggtaaaaaGAGATGGTAGTTGTTGTATTGCTGATTTAGGATTAGCCGTTAGATATATCAG TGAAAACAATGAAGTAGATGTACCACCTATCACCAGGCAGGGAACTAAACGATATATGGCACCAGAAGTATTAGATGAGACATTGTTAACACATCATTTTGATGCATATAGAAAAGCTGATATTTATGCTTTTGGATTAGTTATGTGGGAAATATGTCGCAGATGTGTTGCAAATG AAGGTGTAGTTGAAGACCAACAATGCCCATATTATGACTGTGTACAGCCAGATCCTAGTTTTGATGAGATGAGGAAAGTTGTCTGTATAGAGAAAATGCGACCAGATATTCCTAATAGGTGGTTAAATGACCAG TATTTGAAAGCTATGATAAAAGTGATGACAGAATGTTGGAGTCAGAATCCTGCAGCTCGGTTAACCTCTCTTCGTGTGAAAAAGACACTTAATAAAATGTACCAACTGTCTCAGAAGAATGAAAAATTAGAACTTAATTGTTAA